In Deltaproteobacteria bacterium, the genomic stretch CTGGTCGTAGCCCTCGAACGCGAAGCCGAGACCGTTGATCACGCCGTGACAACCGGCGCACGCGCCGGCATCGGTCAACAGCGTGACCTTGTCGCGGTTGCTGAGCTGATCGAGATCGCCGAGCTCGTCCTGGCGGGCCATGACGGCCGCTGGATCGGGCAGGCCCAGCTCGTCGCACAACAGCAGCTTGCGGATGTGGGCCCCTCGCAGGATTGGGCTGGTCCGCGCACCGGCAGAGGCCAGCATCGCAGGGCGGTGAAGCAGTCCGCGGTGTTGGGCGGCGTCGACCGGAGTGTCGCCGCTGGCGACCTCGGTGCCGAACACCTGCGCCAGCGTCTCGCTGCGCGGGAACGCTGCGGTCGAGCCCATCAGCGTCGCGAAGTCGTCCTCGCGCCACACCACGTGCTCGAAGAACTCGTAGGCCTCGGCCTGCATCTGCGCGCCCAGACCCTCGACGTCGGCGATGCCACCCAAGGCCGCGACCTCGGGCAGCGGGTCGGCCACGGAGGTCAGCTTGGCGTAGTAGCGGAAGAAGTCGTGGACCTTCGGACCCGCGAGCTGCTGCCCCATCAGCCGTCGAACGTGCTGCTCGATGGCGTCGACGCTGTCGAGCTCACCCGCACGGGCGGCCGCGAACAACTCCTCGTCGGGCATGTCGTCGATCGCGAAGTAGGACACCCGCGAAGCGACCTCGAATTGCGTGAGGTGTACGCGATCGCCGTCGGTCTCCTCGGTGCCGTACTCGAGGTGGAACACCAGCGAGGGCGCCTGCAGCAGCCGACGCAGCAGGTACTCCATCCCCTCCGCGCCGCCACCGGACTCGACGAACCACGCCACGTAGTCGGCGATCTCGTCGTCGCGGAGATCACGGCGCCAGATCTTTGCGCCGAGCTCGGTCGCGACCGCGGCTGCGCAGGCCTCGTCGAGCTGTCCGGCACCGACGCAGACGGGCAGCTGTTGCTGCACCCACTGCGGATCGGCCAGCCCGACCTCGGCCGCGCGCTTGGCCACGCCCGACAGCGCGAGCGCGAGACCGACCGGCGGATCGATCGCGAAGTCCCCCGCGAGCACCGTCGCGTCGACCGGCAGCGCCGCCAGACGTCCGTCGATCTCTGGATCGGCGACGAGCTCCGCACCGAGCAGGCGCGTGAGCGTGTTGCGCAGCTCG encodes the following:
- a CDS encoding DUF1592 domain-containing protein, which produces MDSRVAGMTAVALALAAITGCYVGLPDGAAASGGAGADGDGGGLESGGESGEPVDPRMYYTCDDEQRQQRGLSFAQMRRLSSTELRNTLTRLLGAELVADPEIDGRLAALPVDATVLAGDFAIDPPVGLALALSGVAKRAAEVGLADPQWVQQQLPVCVGAGQLDEACAAAVATELGAKIWRRDLRDDEIADYVAWFVESGGGAEGMEYLLRRLLQAPSLVFHLEYGTEETDGDRVHLTQFEVASRVSYFAIDDMPDEELFAAARAGELDSVDAIEQHVRRLMGQQLAGPKVHDFFRYYAKLTSVADPLPEVAALGGIADVEGLGAQMQAEAYEFFEHVVWREDDFATLMGSTAAFPRSETLAQVFGTEVASGDTPVDAAQHRGLLHRPAMLASAGARTSPILRGAHIRKLLLCDELGLPDPAAVMARQDELGDLDQLSNRDKVTLLTDAGACAGCHGVINGLGFAFEGYDQVGMPRTTEQLLDPDGNVQNSWPIDTHVEEPRIEEGGPEAIDGSGAFVDAMVESYKARACFSRRVLEYYRMRRVDAKVDGCALLTMEQRSHDDSLLEVFVAAIANDDIFWKHVP